The genomic stretch CAAAAAAAGCTTCTCTTTATTGAGAAGCTTTTTTTAGCAAAATGATTTAGTTGTGTTGTTTGAGGTAAATCCTTGATTTACCTTTGGTTTAGTAGTTAAACCAATGAAAAGCTTTCCTTTTTTCTGTATAGAAAATTGGGATGCTTTTTTATTTTACGGCAGTTTTTCTTCCAGATTTAAAAAATAACACCTTTATATTCCCAAAAGTCACTAATAAAAAAGCCTAAATAAATTAGTGCGACAATAAGCTTCAAGAAAGTAGAGAATAAGAAACCTATAAGTGACCCAAAAGCAGCTTTAAAAGCACTTGAAGCATCTTTATTTGCAAATGCAAGTTCTCCAACTAATGCGCCTAAAAACGGTCCAATTATAATTCCAAAAGGTCCTAAAAACAGCAATCCGAGTAGTAAACCAATTGTAGTTCCGTAAATTCCGTATTTGCTGCCACCAAAACGTTTGGTTCCGATTGCAGGAATAATATAATCCAACACAAAAACTATAATAGCAATTGCTAATGTGATTCCTAAAAACGTCCAATTGTTCGGAATAGCTTCCGTAAGATGCATGAATAACAATCCAAACCAACTTGTAATTGGCCCTGGAATTATAGGTAAAAAACTTCCGATGATTCCGAGTAGCATCAACAAAAAGCCGAGTATCGTAAAGAAAATATCCATACATTATTTTTTCAGTAAGACGCGTGCAATGAAAAAACGTTACAATTTTATAACTAATAAATTAGTTTAAACTAAAAATTTAGTTATATTTGTTTCGTTGAACTAAGGAATTAGTTGAAAAAACACAATGAAAATATATGAAGCAACTAACGAAAGCAGAAGAGGAAATTATGCAAATTCTGTGGCAACTGGAAAAAGCAAATGTAAAAACTATCATAGAAAACTTTGAAGGTTCCAAACCTGCGTATAATACGGTTTCTACGATTGTACGAATTTTAGAAAGCAAAGGATTTGTCGGATATGAAAAAGTTGGGAAAGGACATATATATTTTCCGCTGTTAGCGCAATCAGAATATAGCAATCAATCTATTTCGAAATTGGTGAACGGTTATTTTCAAGGATCTTTTAAAAGTATGGTTTCGTTTTTTATGGAAAAAAATGATATCAAAACTTCAGAATTAGAGGATATTCTCAAAGAAATTGAAAAAAATAACAAGAAATCATGATTCTATACCTAATTCAAGTCGTTGCGTTTCAGCTATTATTTTTACTTAGTTACGATCTGTTTCTCAAAAAAGAAACATTTTTCAACTGGAATAGAGTCTATTTAATTTGCTCTTCGTTGATTTCTTTTCTGTTGCCATTTATCAAAATTGAAAGTTTTCAAAAAGCCATTCCGCAAGAATATATCATTCTTTTGCCAGAAATTGTATTAACGCCACAAAAAGCAGTCGAAACCATTGCGCCATCTTGGAATTGGTATCTTATTATTGGAATTACAGTAAGTAGTTTGTTGTTTCTGTTTAAAATTTCTCAATTAATTCGATTAAAATTAAAAGGAATCATTATTCACAAAGGAAGTTACAAAATCATCAAAATTCCTAAAAGCACGTTGGCGTTTTCCATCTTTAATTATGTATTTATTGGTGAAGAAATTCAGGAAGAAAAACTAGCAGATATTCTTTCGCACGAGTTGGTTCATATTCGTGAAAAACATTCACTCGATTTACTATATTTTGAACTTTTACGCATCTTATGTTGGTTCAATCCGTTGGTATACATTTATCAAAAACGAATCTCAGAATTACATGAATATATTGCAGATGCAGCAATTGTTCAAGACAATAATAAATCCGATTATTATGAAAAATTGTTGACTGAAGTCTTTCAAACACAGCATTTTTCATTTACCAATCAATTCTTTAAACATTCATTAATCAAAAAACGAATCAGTATGTTAACAAAACAAAAATCTCGAGAAATTTTAAAATTAAAGTATTTAGTATTAATTCCTGTATTGGCTTTGTCTTTACTCTACACTTCGTGTGAAGATACAACGGTTGCAAACACGGACGATAAAGTAGAAGTTGTTGATGCCGAAGCAAAAAAAGAACTCATGAATGATTTGATGGAAGAACTAAATAAGCTCAATGAAAGTCATAAAGGAGTTCAAATTTTGTCTGAGGATCAATATGAAAAGCAAACCGCTATTTTAACGCGAATTGCAGAATTGTTAGGCGATGAAAATGGTGGAGAGAGAATAAAGTTTGGCGAAGGACGTTTATATGACGACTATGTTATTGCTCGTAAAAAAAGCATCGCAGAAGATGATAGTTATAGCGAATTAGAAAAAGAATCTATTGATTTTAACGTTCTTGATAAAGTACCTGTTTTTCCAGGGTGTGAAAGCAAAGGAACATTTGAAGAATTGAAAAAATGCTTCTCACAAGGAATTTCGAAGCACGTTGTCCAAAACTTCAATATGAAAGAAATGGAGCATTTAGAATTAGTTGGTCGTCAAAAAATATTTACTAAGTTTATTATTGATAAAAACGGATCTATCAAAGACATGATTATAAGAGCGCCACATCCTGAATTGAGTGCAGAAGTAGAACGTGTGTTAAATACATTACCAAAATTAATACCTGGAATGAAAGATGGAAAACCAGTAAGTGTAAAATATGTGTTGCCAATTGCTTTCGATTTGAAATAATTTTTAAAATATAGACATGAATAAAGTACTGTTATTATTCATCACACTAATATGTATAAGCAAAGTCGGAGCGCAATCTTCGGCTTTTGCTGTTGCAGATAGTTTATATCGTGTTGGAAACTATTCCAAAGCGATTGAAGCATATAAAAAACTTGAAAATAGCAGTTATGCAAACACGCAAATTGCAAAAGCATACAAAGCCTTAGGAAACTCTAAAAAAGCCATAGAAAATTACGAAAAGGTGTTAGATAGAGATTCTTTAAATATGTTGGTATTGTATGAGTATGGAAAGTTATTGTTTTCGGTGGGAAAGTTGAAAAAATCATTGACTATTTTTGAAAAGTTAAAATTGAAAGACACACTAAATCCAAATTTTCACTATCAAGTTGGATTGGCGAAAGAAGCGTTACAGCAAGAAGACTTTATACAATCGTATAAAACAGCTTTTCAATTGGATTCGCAACATCAAAAGAGTATTTATAAGCTTATTAGAAATAGTTTGCAATTTCAAAAATTTGAAAAAACAGCAACATATATTAAAGTTGGTTTAGATAATAATTCAGACGATTTAAAAATAATTGGATACAATGCACAATTATTCTACGCGCAAAAAAAATATAGAAAGGCTTTGATGTGGTTCGAAAAATTAATTGATCGAAAAAAAGCAACAAAATATGTATATGAAAAATCAGCATATTGTGCGTATCGTATTGGGAAAATTTTAAAGTCGATTGCCTATTATGAAGAAGCATTAAAACTTGAAGATGGAAATTATTTCTATCATTCGCAATTGGCAAAACTATATTATCAAGATGGAATCATTGAAAAAGCGGAACATCACGCTTCGCAAGCAATTATAGCCAAAATGACTGATCCTTCAGGCGATTATTATATTCTTGGTTTGGTACATTTTGATCGAAAAGAACACGGAAAAGCAATCAAACTTTTCAAAATGGCGTTGGAGGAAAATCCTGAGTATGAAGCAGCGCAATTTCAGCTAGCATTATGTACAGATAATTATTATTCAGATTTAAAAGAAAAATTAAAAATGTACGAACGTTTCAATGAAAAATTTCCAAAAGCAAAAATTGAAATGCGAACAATTATCAATACGCGAATTCGGGAACTCAAATCAGAAATTCACTTAAAAGGAGAATAATCGAACTAAAATTGCGGCAAAATGTCTAAAAGTTGTATTTTTCATCATATTTGTAGTAATGAAACGACTGTGGACATATTGTATAATACTTTTTCTATGTGTTTCTTGTGAATTTATAAATGGTTCTGTTGTAACAGAAGAAACTATTGTAGCGCAAGAAAAACAGAGTATTGATTTAGATACGGTTGATGAATTTCCCTCATTTGCAAGTTGCGATCATTTAGAAAAAGAAGCACAAAAAAACTGTTTTTTTAAAGCCTTAACGGATCAAATTTACGAACGTTTATCGCAAAACAATTTAATGGTTTCTAAAGCCATTCGCGATACGATTCAGGTAGAATTACATATAGATTCTTTGGGAAGTATTAAGATTTCTAACATTCGAAAAGCAGCATTTACAACCAAGCAACTACCAAGTTTAGACAGTTTAATTCGCGAAAGCATCAACAATTTACCAAAAGCTTCTCCTGCTAACAAACGCGGAATTCCCGTAGCGACAAAGTTTGTGTTGCCGATTATTTTGAATGTTGAATGATTTTCTCTGTTTCTCTGTTTTTTGTTGATTTGTTTTTCGTTGATTTGTTTTTCGTTGATTTGTCTGTTGTATCTTCAAAAAAATTATTTTAAACTCACAAACTCACAAACTCACAAACTCACAAACTCACAAACTCACAAACTCACAAACTCACAAACTCACAAACTCACAAACTCACAAACTCACAAACTCACCTGTTGAATTTCGTTAAATTAATAAAAAAATACTCTTTTTGGTTTAAACCTCGTAAAATATCCGTAAATTTACGCAACACATTAGGTAAAAATGCTAAAATATGGAAGCTTTAACATTAACAAGCTATATTGACAACCGAAACGATTCGCCACAAAATAAACTGAAAATCATTCATGCTACACGAAATGGTGTCACACGTTCACAACTCAAAAAATTCAGTCTGCGCGTTGCGTTGACACTGACTAAAATATCAGAAATTGTTCCTGCTTCCTATTCTACATTATCCAAAAAGTCAAGTTATGACAAAGAAGTAAGCGAACGTTTATTCGAAATTGCAGAAGTATACTCAAAAGGATTTGAAGTTTTTGGTGATGAAAAAAAATTCACACGATGGCTCAATAAAAAGAGTAAAGTTTTAGGCAGTCAAACACCTTTTTCGCTACTTGATACAAGTTACGGCGTTAAATTAGTGATAGACGAAATTAGACGTATTGATTACGGAATTTTTGCTTAATGATTATATACAGAATAGACAGAGCAAAGCGTAGAAATAATTTACTTTCAGGAGTTGGCGCAGAAAAAATTGGCGGTCGTTGGAACGAAATCGGCACACGCGCTATTTATACTTCACAACACATTTCATTAGCGTATTTAGAAGTTGTCATGCACTTAGATATCACAGAAGATTTACCAAGTGATCGTATTTTAGTTCATATTGAAATTCCAGATGAGGTTTTTATTTATGAATTCACAAAATTACCTAAAGACTGGAACACATTTCCATACAATAGTAGAACCCAAGAAATATTTACCAAATTCGTTGAAGAAAACAAATCTGCTGTTTTAAAAGTTCCTTCCGCAATTGTAAAAGACGAATACAATTATATAATCAATCCATTACACATAGATTTCCACAAAATTAGCGTTGCTAAAGTTCAAAAATTCACGTTTGATTCACGTTTGTATTATGATACTTAATGTTTTTAACGATTATATGGCGATTCATTAATCCAATGAAAACCTCTATTAATTAATCTGAATTTCTTTAAATCAAATTGTTTTGCTTCCATAAAAATAGAATCTCCATTATGTGTGCCTTTCAGTGAAAGTATACTGTCTTTTAATACATACTTAAATTTATATGAATCTTCATTTCTATCTATAGAAAGTGTTTTATATACAGTATCTAGTTGCGAGCTAAATCGAAGTTGTTCATCTTCCATTGTAAAAATTGAAAGATGTCTTTCACGTTGAATCACGATTCTTTTCCACAAAGTTTTATCAGTAATTATTAACGGAATTGTATCATTATTTTTTACAATTTGCTTGAGATCATAAATTCCATACATTGCTGGTTTTGGCGCGCTAGAACCTCTTGTGTTTTCCAATCCAATAGCACGCGAAAAGTTTGAATACAGCAAAAAACTGATAAAACATATTTTTATAACTAGTAAACCAATATTCAATTTACGCTTTTTAAAATAATGTGGAAAACTTCTCGGAATCGTTGTAGCTGTTGTAAAAAATACGGCAAAAACGCGTTTCCAATCTTGCAAGAAAATAAATAGCGAAAACAATAGTAAGTGAAACGAAAATAATTTTACAGGAATATCATAACTCATATTCATTACAAACACATTCAGCATCACACCAACACAAACAAAAGCACCAAATGTGCGTGTGCGGCGTGAAATTAATAACAAACCTCCGAGAACTTCACTCAAGCCCGCAAAAAATGTATAAAATTTGGACGCGCCCATGAATGTCCAAGCAATTCCCATTGGAGAAGAATCTCCGTAAGGTTGAATTAATCGTGTCAATCTTGGATCTGGAAATTGCAATTTATACACTTTCATAAATCCGTATACCAACATAAAAAAGATGAGGTAATACGTAATGTAAACAACCAAAATGCGCAATAATTTCCAGTAATGTGGTCGTTTGCGATCAAGAATACTCCAAATTAGTGTTCCCAAAAGAGCAACCAAAAAATAGCAAAACACTTGAACATAATCGTATGTTGTATCTCCACTTCCCGAAAATGCTGCCGAACTATCAATTGTAACATTGAATACAGTTTCTCCAATATAAGGTACTATTTTTGACCACAATATGTCATCAATTTTATCTGTAAATCCATCTAAAAAAGTAAATGCAATTAATGGAAATGGAAGCGCAAATAAAAGTGTGTAAATAACGCAAAAGCGAAATCCTATTTTCTGAAAAATATTCCAAGAAGTTTGTATAAACATTTGGTAGTTTAGTTGTGTTTTGACCCCTGTAAAACAAGAGTATTCTTTTAAATTTCGTTAGTTAAATTATGCGGTTAATTTTTTCATTAAAATTAGGTGTTTATCTTGATTCCATTTTTCAATTGGGGTTATTTTTCCTAGTAATCCATGTAGCCTTTCATTATTATAAAACAGCACATATTGTTTAAGGATTTTTTCTATCTCTCCAAAGGTTCTATATTCAAATCTCTGAAAAACTTCTTTTTTCAAAATGCCATGATAAGCTTCTATATGAGCGTTCTCTTCTGGTGTTGCTATATGCGTAAATTCTTGACTTACACCTATAAGTTCTAAATACTCTCTTACATTTTTTGCAATAAACTGACTCCCGTTATCACTTCTAATAACAACATTATTTGGATATTGATAATTTAAAAACAATTCAGACAATAACGCTATCACTTGCGCTTGTTTAATTGAAAAAGCAAATAGATCTATTAATATTCTTCGCGTATGAACATCTATTATAGAAAGTAAATAAGCGTTTTTACCAGCACTTGGTATCCAAACTATCTTTATGTCCATCTCTAGGCAGTCAAAGGGTTTTACGGTTTTTACTTTCCTGAATTTAACAAACTTACGTCCAGAACCACTCCTATTAATACGAT from Kordia antarctica encodes the following:
- a CDS encoding DUF456 domain-containing protein gives rise to the protein MDIFFTILGFLLMLLGIIGSFLPIIPGPITSWFGLLFMHLTEAIPNNWTFLGITLAIAIIVFVLDYIIPAIGTKRFGGSKYGIYGTTIGLLLGLLFLGPFGIIIGPFLGALVGELAFANKDASSAFKAAFGSLIGFLFSTFLKLIVALIYLGFFISDFWEYKGVIF
- a CDS encoding BlaI/MecI/CopY family transcriptional regulator, which codes for MKQLTKAEEEIMQILWQLEKANVKTIIENFEGSKPAYNTVSTIVRILESKGFVGYEKVGKGHIYFPLLAQSEYSNQSISKLVNGYFQGSFKSMVSFFMEKNDIKTSELEDILKEIEKNNKKS
- a CDS encoding M56 family metallopeptidase gives rise to the protein MILYLIQVVAFQLLFLLSYDLFLKKETFFNWNRVYLICSSLISFLLPFIKIESFQKAIPQEYIILLPEIVLTPQKAVETIAPSWNWYLIIGITVSSLLFLFKISQLIRLKLKGIIIHKGSYKIIKIPKSTLAFSIFNYVFIGEEIQEEKLADILSHELVHIREKHSLDLLYFELLRILCWFNPLVYIYQKRISELHEYIADAAIVQDNNKSDYYEKLLTEVFQTQHFSFTNQFFKHSLIKKRISMLTKQKSREILKLKYLVLIPVLALSLLYTSCEDTTVANTDDKVEVVDAEAKKELMNDLMEELNKLNESHKGVQILSEDQYEKQTAILTRIAELLGDENGGERIKFGEGRLYDDYVIARKKSIAEDDSYSELEKESIDFNVLDKVPVFPGCESKGTFEELKKCFSQGISKHVVQNFNMKEMEHLELVGRQKIFTKFIIDKNGSIKDMIIRAPHPELSAEVERVLNTLPKLIPGMKDGKPVSVKYVLPIAFDLK
- a CDS encoding tetratricopeptide repeat protein; the protein is MNKVLLLFITLICISKVGAQSSAFAVADSLYRVGNYSKAIEAYKKLENSSYANTQIAKAYKALGNSKKAIENYEKVLDRDSLNMLVLYEYGKLLFSVGKLKKSLTIFEKLKLKDTLNPNFHYQVGLAKEALQQEDFIQSYKTAFQLDSQHQKSIYKLIRNSLQFQKFEKTATYIKVGLDNNSDDLKIIGYNAQLFYAQKKYRKALMWFEKLIDRKKATKYVYEKSAYCAYRIGKILKSIAYYEEALKLEDGNYFYHSQLAKLYYQDGIIEKAEHHASQAIIAKMTDPSGDYYILGLVHFDRKEHGKAIKLFKMALEENPEYEAAQFQLALCTDNYYSDLKEKLKMYERFNEKFPKAKIEMRTIINTRIRELKSEIHLKGE
- the parS gene encoding type II RES/Xre toxin-antitoxin system antitoxin — encoded protein: MEALTLTSYIDNRNDSPQNKLKIIHATRNGVTRSQLKKFSLRVALTLTKISEIVPASYSTLSKKSSYDKEVSERLFEIAEVYSKGFEVFGDEKKFTRWLNKKSKVLGSQTPFSLLDTSYGVKLVIDEIRRIDYGIFA
- a CDS encoding RES family NAD+ phosphorylase gives rise to the protein MIIYRIDRAKRRNNLLSGVGAEKIGGRWNEIGTRAIYTSQHISLAYLEVVMHLDITEDLPSDRILVHIEIPDEVFIYEFTKLPKDWNTFPYNSRTQEIFTKFVEENKSAVLKVPSAIVKDEYNYIINPLHIDFHKISVAKVQKFTFDSRLYYDT
- a CDS encoding IS3 family transposase; the protein is MSKHKISKTKVINMVGIVHSSYYRKPSFGKKGNKPSKFTYHNNNGFVTQDIVVESVKKILSHPFIDCGYRLMTCYLNRDGYTINHKKLYRILKQANLLKLKNRINRSGSGRKFVKFRKVKTVKPFDCLEMDIKIVWIPSAGKNAYLLSIIDVHTRRILIDLFAFSIKQAQVIALLSELFLNYQYPNNVVIRSDNGSQFIAKNVREYLELIGVSQEFTHIATPEENAHIEAYHGILKKEVFQRFEYRTFGEIEKILKQYVLFYNNERLHGLLGKITPIEKWNQDKHLILMKKLTA